In Planctobacterium marinum, the DNA window AAAGCGCTGAGCAGTGACCATAAGACAATTGAAGTTCAAGTAAAAGAAGTATTGGCACAGGATCCTCGTCCCGCCTACCGCAAACAAGCCAAACAAGACGCTCATCAGTATGGCACCAGCTTTGATGATTTTAATTTTCGCTGGCAGGTCATCGATAACAAAATCGAGGTTTTTGAAGTGAATAAGGCATAAATTCGACATTTTTTTGCTAGGAACATAACGCCGCTCTGGTACACTAGCAGCAGTTTTATTTTTTGAATTTATGATGCTTTTGTTTGCACTTTAAAGACACCAGACAAAAGCGATGGTACAGGACAATTTCATAAATGCGCACCAGCCAATATTTGCTTTCCACTTTAAAAGAAACCCCTGCCGACGCTGAAGTCATTAGCCATCAGCTAATGCTGCGAGCCGGTCTGGTTCGAAAACTTGCTTCAGGTCTCTATACCTGGCTACCTACCGGATTGAGAGTGCTCAATAATGTGGCCCAAATTGTGCGCGAAGAAATGAATCGCGCCGGTGCCGTGGAAGTATTGATGCCAGTAGTACAGCCTGCGGATCTTTGGCAAGAATCGGGGCGCTGGGAAGATTATGGGCCTGAGTTACTGCGCATTAAAGACCGCCACGAGCGTGATTTCGTTTTAGGCCCAACGCATGAAGAAGTCATTACAGACCTGGTGAAAACCGAAGTATCCAGTTACAAGCAATTGCCACTGAATCTATATCAGATCCAAACCAAGTTCCGCGATGAAGTTCGCCCTCGTTTTGGTATTATGCGCGGACGAGAATTCACCATGAAAGACGCCTACTCTTTCCACTTATCGCAAGACTGTTTATCTGCAACCTATCAAAAGATGTATGACGCTTATTGCCGTATCTTCGAGCGTATGGGATTAGATTATCGTCCGGTAATTGCAGATACCGGCTCCATTGGCGGCAGTGTTTCCCACGAATTTCACGTGCTTGCTGACTCAGGTGAAGATGCCATTGCCTTCAGTACAGGCTCTGACTTTGCCGCAAACGTAGAGATGGCCGAAGCGGTCGCCGTTGAACCAAAATCACCACTATCTGGTGAAGCGAATAAAGTCGCCACACCTGATACAAAAACCATTGAGCAGGTGAGCCAGTTACTTGATGTGTCAGCACAAAACTGTGTTAAAACGTTAATCGTCAAAATCATTCAAGAGGATACTTCGCACTATGCTGCTCTGTGCTTACGTGGCGATCATCAACTGAATGATATTAAAGCACAAAAGGCGCTCCCTTGGTCGGGAGAAATGCAGTTTGCTAGTGAAGCAGAAGTGCTGGAGATATGTGGAGCGGAAACAGGCTCTGTTGGTCCTGTAGGATTATCCATCCCGGTTTACGTTGATCGCAGCGCTGCAAACCTGTCTAAATTTGTTTGTGGTGCCAATGAAAATGGTTTCCATACCTACGCGGCATCCTGGTCAGATGTATCAGAGTGTACTATCGTGGATATCAGGAATGTTATCGCTGGTGATGCTTCTCCGGATGGCAATGGAACCATTGAAATTAAACGCGGGATTGAAGTAGGACACATCTTCCAGCTGGGTAAAAAATA includes these proteins:
- a CDS encoding proline--tRNA ligase, which translates into the protein MRTSQYLLSTLKETPADAEVISHQLMLRAGLVRKLASGLYTWLPTGLRVLNNVAQIVREEMNRAGAVEVLMPVVQPADLWQESGRWEDYGPELLRIKDRHERDFVLGPTHEEVITDLVKTEVSSYKQLPLNLYQIQTKFRDEVRPRFGIMRGREFTMKDAYSFHLSQDCLSATYQKMYDAYCRIFERMGLDYRPVIADTGSIGGSVSHEFHVLADSGEDAIAFSTGSDFAANVEMAEAVAVEPKSPLSGEANKVATPDTKTIEQVSQLLDVSAQNCVKTLIVKIIQEDTSHYAALCLRGDHQLNDIKAQKALPWSGEMQFASEAEVLEICGAETGSVGPVGLSIPVYVDRSAANLSKFVCGANENGFHTYAASWSDVSECTIVDIRNVIAGDASPDGNGTIEIKRGIEVGHIFQLGKKYSEAMHCGVLTESGKHETLTMGCYGIGVSRIVAAAIEQNHDKYGIIWPEAIAPFKLAIIPMNMHKSHRIQEAAESLYEKLSPLGDSILFDDRKERPGVMFADMELLGVPHSIVIGERNLDAGKCEYKNRRTGEKQLVDLEGLDTFIMDLLKD